AGCAGGCCGTCGACCAGCCGTGAGTAGTAGTCCAGGCCCGCGCTGTTGGCCGGTCCGGTTCCGTCCGGCTGGATGCGCGTCCATGAGATGGAGAAGCGGTAGCGATCGAGTCCGAGACCCTTCGCAAGCGTGATGTCCTCGGTCCAGCGGTGGTAACTGTCGGCGCCCGGTTCGGCGCTGGAGCCGTCCTTCACCTTGTCGGGTGTGTCGACCCAGGTGTCCCAGACAGAGCGTCCACGCCCGCCTTCGGTGCGTGCGCCTTCGATCTGGAACGCGGCGGTGGCGGACGACCACCGGATGCGTCCGGGCAGCGTGGGCAGGTCGGGTGGGGCGGCGCTCGACATGGTCGGCTGTCTCCTGAGTCCTCAGTCACTAGTGGATCATTCGATCCAGTTTGTGAATGCTAGCCCAGATATGGCCCCCGTGACGAGCATCACGAGGTTCATGCCGGTGAGGCGCGTCCAACTATCGCTGGGAAACGAACTTCGGCACCCGAGTCCCGGCCGTTCTGCCTGGGTCGAGTGCCGAAGTGGAGTCAGCGGGTGATCACCATGCGTGGACGGTGTTCTGCGCCCCTTCGAGTCCGTTCTGGACAAGCAGCTCCGCCGCGTCGACACCGTTGGCGATGAGGAGTTCCACGTCGTTCTTCGCCGCCGACGGGAAGGGCTTGAGCACGAAGTCAGCCGGATCTTGGCGGCCGGGAGGACGACCGATGCCGAGACGAACGCGGAGATAGTCACGCGTACCGACGGCTGCGGTGATGGACCGGAGTCCGTTGTGGCCGCCTTCGCCGCCGCCCTGTTTGAGCCGGACCTGACCGAAGTCGATGTCCAACTCGTCGTGCAAGACGATGAGGTCGGCGGGGGCCACCGAATAGTAGGCGGCGAGCGGGCCGATCTGGCGGCCCGTCACGTTCATGTATGCCCGTGCTTTCGCAACGAGGACGGGTTCGCCGCCGATGCGGACGGTTGCCGTCTCGGCGCCGGACCGTTTGTGAACGGAGTACTTCTCTCCATACGAGAAGACCAGGCTGTCGGCGACCATTGCGCCGATGTTGTGCCTGGTCTTCTCGTAGGAGGGACCGGGGTTACCCAGTCCGACGATCAGTTTCACTGATGAAGCGGTAGATCTACTCTGCGGCTGCTTCTTCTGCGTCGCCCTCGGCGTCTGCGTCGTCCGAGCTGGAGCCCTTGGGCTCGTTGACGGCGACGATCAGGGTGCCCGGGTCCGAGACCAGGATGCTGCCCTCGGGAAGGTCGAGGTCGGCGGCGGTGATGGCCGAACCCGCACCGAGGCCCTCGACCGAGACGACGATCTGCTCGGGGATGTGCAGAGCCTCTGCCTCGATCTCGACGACGCTGGCGTCCTGAACCACCAGGGTGCCGGAGACGGCGTCACCCTCGACGGCGATGGAGACCTCGACGGTGACCTTCTCGCCGCGCTTCACGACGACCAGGTCGACGTGCTCGATGTAGTTGCGCAGTGCGTGGACGTCGACCTGCTTGGTGAGTGCGAGCTGGCTCGCGCCCTCGATGTCCAGGTCGACGATGGCGTTGAGACCGTTGTTACGCAGGATGGCGGCGAGGTCGCGTGCCGGCAGAAGCAGGTGCTGCGGGGTGGTGCCGTGGCCATAGAGAACGGCGGGGACCTGGCCTTCGCGGCGGGCGCGGCGGGCGTCGCCCTTGCCCTTGCCGGTACGGACGGAAGCAGACAGCTTCGAGGTGTTGGACATGGTGTCCTCCAATCGGTTTCGAGAATCGGTGGCGCCGCGACTAGCGGCTTCGACACGCGATCTCATCCGCACAAGGCAGTGGAGGTCTGCGCAATCGCGCCGATAACGGTGATCAGATCACCCTCGCCGTGACAACGGGAGACACCATACCATGGGGGGATGACCTCACAGAATCCTGCTGACCTGGTCCGACACTTCCTCACTGCGCTCGCCCGCGGCGACGTCGACTCCGCGCTCGCCGACGTCCACGACGAGATCGTGTACACGAACGTCTCTCTGCCGACGGTGCGTGGGATGCGCCGCTTCGCGCCGGTGATGCGGAAACTCAACTCGCCTGGAATCGGTTTCGACGTCGAATTCCTGTCCGTCGCGGCCGACGACGCCGTTGTCCTCACCGAGCGGTTGGACGAACTGCGGGCGGGGCCGTTGAAGATCCGGTTCTGGGTGTGCGGTCGATTCGAGGTGCGTGACGGTCAGATCGTCGTCTGGCGCGACTACTTCGACTTCTTCGACTGCACCAAGGGCTTCGCCCGCGCCGTCGTCGGCGTCGTCGTTCCGAGCCTCAACCGCTCGATCCACGGCGTCGGCTGACTTACCGGCCGAAGGTCAGAGGATCTCGTCGACGTTCTGCAACGGGCGGGCCAGGCGGGTGCCCTTGTCGGTGACCACGAAAGGGCGCTCCACCAGGACCGGATTGGTGACCATCGCGTCGAGGATCTCCTCGTCGGAGGCGTCGGCGAGCCCGAGTTCGGTGTACAGCGACTCCCGCTTGCGGACAGCCTGCCCCGGAGTCAGTCCGGCGTCGTGGAAGAGTTTCTGCAACTGCTCTCGGGTCCAACCCTCGGTGAGGTACTTGACGACGGTCACCTCGACGCCGGCTTCGGTGAGCTTGTCGAGAGTCTTCCGCGACGTCGAGCAGCGGGGATTGTGATAGATCGTTGCGTCCACGAGACAAGCCTAGCGCTGTGGGGTTTCGCGTTACGGTCGGATCATGAGGGGACTGTGGAGGATCGCGCTGATCATCGGGCTGGTGGCGACCACCCTGGGGGCCTCCTGGGTCACGGCAGGGAAGGCGTGCGCGTGCAGTTGCGCCGACAGACCCCGCCGACGAAGTCGTGGCCGACGCCTCGGCGATCGTTGAGGGTCGGGCGGTCTCAGAGTCGGTTGAGGGGACCAGTCGCACGTACCGGTTCGAGTCGACCGTTCATACAAGTCTGAGGTCAGTCGAGTGATCGCGGTGACGACGCACCGGGACAACCCGACCTGCGGGGCGTCGTTGCCGATTGGGCAGGACCAGCGGGTAGTGCTGCACCGAGACGACGGCGCGTGGACGACGACGCTCTGCAGTTCCTTGTCGCTGCGGTCGGGCCCGATGCCGGCTTCTGCCGGGAAGCCGTTCACCCCGGTCGCAGCGAGTTCGTCGTCCGACGCCGCAGATGACTCACGCCTGATGCGTTGATTCCCGCTCACGAACAATTCGTGAGCGGGAATCGACGTATCAGGCGTGAAGAGTTCCGGGCGTTATGCGACGCCGTTGAACAGGCTGGTGACCGAGCCGTTCTCGAAGACCTCGCGGATGGTCTGGGCGAGCAGCGGTGCGATCGACAGCACGGTGAGGTTCTCGAACTGCTTGTCCTCGGGGATCGGCAGGGTGTCGGTGGCGATCACTTCGCGTGCGCCGCAGTTGGCGAGACGCTCAGCAGCCGGGTGCGAGAACACGCCGTGCGTGGTGGCGATGATGACGTCGCCCGCACCGGCCTCCTTCAGGACGTTGACGGCGCCTGCGATGGTGCCGCCGGTGTCGATCATGTCGTCGATCAGGACGCAGGTCTTGCCCGCGACGTCGCCGACCACGCGGTTCGACTTGATCTGGTTCGGCACATCGGGGTCACGCGTCTTGTGGACGAACGCCATCGGCGCGCCGTCGAGCGAGTCGGCCCACTTCTCGCCGACCTTCACGCGGCCGGCGTCGGGCGACACGACGCAGATGTTCTCGGTGCCGTAATTGTTGCGCACGTACTCGGCGAGCTGGCCCTGAGCGTGCATGTGATCGACCGGGCCGTCGAAGAAACCCTGGATCTGGTCGGTGTGCAGATCGACCGTGATGATGCGGTCGGCGCCCGCGGTCTTGAACAGGTCGGCGATGAGGCGCGCGGAGATCGGCTCGCGGCCGCGGTGCTTCTTGTCCTGGCGGGCGTACGGGTAGAACGGCAGAATCGCAGTGATGCGCTTGGCAGACCCGCGCTTGAGTGCGTCGATCATGATGAGCGTCTCCATGATCCACTGATTCATGGGGTACGGGCAGCTCTGCAGGACGAATGCGTCGCTGCCGCGGACCGAGTCCTCGAAGCGGACGAAGATCTCGCCGTTGGCGAAGTCGCGAGCAGTCTGGGGCGTGACCGGGACGCCGAGGGCGTCGGAGACCGCCTGCGCCAGCTCGGGGTGCGCCCGACCGGCGAACAGCATCAGATTCTTCTGGTTGTCGGTGGTCCAAGTCATCAGCTAGCTCTTATTCTCCTGATCGAGGTCGTTCTTGGCGCGGACGGCCGCGTCTGCAGCCGCCGTTCCGGGGCGCTTGGTGGGCACCCAGTCTTCAATGATGCGCTGTGATCCAGCTGACACCGCGAGTGCACCCGCAGGCACATCCCCTCGGAGCACGGTACCCGCACCTGTGTACACACCGTCACCGATCGTGAGCGGTGCCACGAACATGTTGTCCGAGCCGGTCCGGCAATGGGAGCCGACGATCGTCTTGTGCTTGTGCACGCCGTCGTAGTTCACGAAGACGCTCGATGCGCCGATGTTCGTGTAATCGCCGATCTCGGCGTCGCCGACGTAGGTGAGATGCGGGATCTTGGTGCCGGTGCCGATCTGCGCGTTCTTGGTCTCGACGAACGCGCCGATCTTCCCGGAGTCGCCGAGGTCGGTGCCTGGCCGCAGGTAGGCGAACGGGCCGATGTCGGCGCCTGCGCCGATGATCGCACCGGACCCGTGCGTGCGGATCACTGAGGCTCCCTGTCCGACGACGACGTCGGTCAGGGTGGTGTCCGGGCCGATGACGGCGTCGTCCGCGATCACACATCGGCCGCGGAGCTGGGTGCCGGGCTCGATGTGCACATCCTGGCCGAGCACTACGTCGACGTCGATCCAGGTCGTCGCCGGATCGACGACGGTGACGCCTGCGAGCATGTGGCGTCGGACGGTCCGTCGATTGAGTTCGGCTCCGAGGTCGGCGAGCTGTGCGCGGTCGTTGCAGCCTGCGACGACGGACGGATCGTCGACGACGTGTGCGCGGACCACACGTCCGGCGTCACGGGCTATCTCGACGACGTCGGTCAGGTAGAACTCGCCCTGCGCGTTGTCAGTCGACAGACCGGCGAGCGCGGTGCGGAGGACGTCGGCGTCGAATGCGTAGATGCCCGCGTTGACCTCGGTGATCGCCAGCTCGGCGTGAGACGCGTCCTTGTGCTCGACGATCGCGGTCACCGCGCCGTCGGGGTCGCGCACGATCCGTCCGTACCCGGTCGGATCGGCGACCACGAAGCTCGTCAAGGTGACGGCCGCACCGTCTCCTGCGGTGTGTGCGTCGACGAGTGCTCCGAGGGTCGCCGCATCCAGCAGGGGAGCGTCGGCGACGGTGACCAGGACGGTGCCGTGGAAGTCGGGCAGCGCGTTGAGGCCGACTCGTGCGGCGTCGCCGGTTCCGCGCGGCAGATCCTGTTCGGCGATGAGGATGTCGCGTCCCAGCTCTCCTGCGACGGAGTCGATCTCGGCGATCACACGCGCTCGTTCATGACTGACGACGCCGACCAGGGCATCGGGTGAGATCCCGTTCGCGCCGTGCATGGCGTGTCCGACGAGGGACCGTCCGCCGATGCGGTGCAGAATCTTGGGGGTCTTCGACTTCATCCGGGTGCCGGCTCCGGCGGCCAGGACGACGACCGCGATTCCCGTTGTCGCGGGCAGACTGCTCATCGGTGATCCTTCGCTTCAGGCGTTGTCCACTGCGGTGACGAATCCTACGCACTCGAGGAGGCAGTCCAGAATCCGACGGATTCCAGATGCTCCACCAGCCGGTCGCGAGCGTTGCCGAACTGGGTGCGGATCTCGTCGGCGATGCCGTCCTTGTCGCGGTCTGCCAGCAGGGTGATCAGGCGGCGGTGGCTGGCGACGGCGCTCTCGCCCCACGCATGGTCGTGCACGTACACGTCGTACGGGCTGTAACGGCTGGCGGCGGTCAGGAACCACGCGACCTTCTTGCTGTCGGCCATGATGTTGATGGTTCGATGGAAGGTGAATTCGCCGGCGATCACATCGTCGGGCGCGCCGGCCTTGACCGCGGCCTCGATGTCGTCGACGATCGCCGTCAGTTCGGGGAGGAGGTCGGGGATGTCGTCGGAGTCGGCTGCCTGCGTTGCCAGACGAGCCGACAGTTCCGCCTGAATCCAGAAGATGTCCGTGACGTCTCGCCTGGTCAGCGCCTCAACGATGAAACCGCGATGTCGCGAGGATCGCACGAGCCCCTCCCCGCGCAGGGTCACGAGAGCCTCACGGACCGGCGTGACGCTGCATCCGTAGGCGATTGCGGTCTCGTCGAGCCGGACAAAATCGCCGGAGCGCAGGCGGCCGGTCATGATCTGGATCCGCAGGTCGTCAGCGACGACCTCCGTTATCTGTCGTCGCGGCATGCTGGGGCGGGACATCGCTCCATTCTCACAGCAACTGTCGAGCGAAGTCGAGAGGTCGACGAACGTGGGTCCGGCAGTCCTGTGGCAGAATCTTCATCGCAGCATTCCGCCGTGGTGTAATCGGCAACACTCCTGATTTTGGTTCAGGCATTTCAGGTTCGAGTCCTGGCGGCGGAGCACTGGTGGACACTCCATGTCCGTGTCAGCGCCGAGTTCGGCGGGTGATTCACTCCCAGTCGGACAGATCGGTGTCTGGGCGTCCGTCGGCGCCGATGAACGTCAAGGTTGCGAGCGTGATCGTGACGGCGTCGTCTCCAGCGGCCGCTCGCCACTGACCGATCTCGTGTCGGAATCGGTCGGCCGAGATCTCGAGCAGTCGGTGGCCTCGGGGACTGACAGTGATGATGCGTTCGCGGCGATCGTGTTCGTTCTGCCGTCGCTCGATGAGTCCGAGTGATTCCAATGACTGTGCGGTCTTCGTCGCAGCTTGTTTGGTTACTCCGAGTCGTGACGCGAGATCGACGCTGGTGCATCCGGTGCCGATCGCTTGCAGGGCGAAACCATGGGTGGTGCGGACGCCGGAGAAGCCGTGGTCGGCGAGATGTTGGTGAACGGCGTCGACGAGGCTGCGGAAGGCTCGCATCAGTAGGAATGGGGCCGCGGAGTCGTCGGAGATCACAGGAAGCATCGTATCGCGATGTCGACAATGTGGTTGACTATAAGTCGTCAACCACATTGTCTATCGGAGTTCTCATGGCACACCTGACCACCACCAATGCTCGACGCTTCGACGTGCACGGAGTCGAATTCACGTCGTTCGTGTCTAGCTCGAGCGGATCGACATCTCTTGCGGCGTGGCGTGCCGACTTCCGCCCGCGTACGCCGGGCCACACCCACACGATGACCCGTGAGGAAGTCCTGTACGTCGTCGACGGCGTACTCGATCTGGAAATCAACGACGAGAGCTTCGCCGCGGTCCAGGGCGACGCAGTCCTGGTACCTGCAGGGGCGATCTTTCGTGTGAGTAACAATTCCGAGAAGGCTGCCAGTGCGTGGGTGACGACGACCCTTGGGATGACCGCGACGATGCTCGACTCTGGGGCCGTCCTTGCCCCGCCCTGGGCCCAGTGACTACTGTCCCGGCCAACCCTCCACTGCGTCGACGGTGCCGTCGTCGACCGCCTTCGCGAGTTGGGCGTGATCGCGGTCGTTCTGATCTGCGTAGGCGAACGCGAACCTTCCGAAGGAGTCAGCGGCCTTGTCGGAACTGCCGAGGTAATCGTGGATGGCCTGGACGTCACCGCTGCGCGCGTGGGCGCGGGCGAGCACGTGGCCGCACGCGGTCGCGAACTGTGACAGGCGAGGCGCGATCATCTCGCCCTTAGGAATCACCTTGCCGTCGCGGAACTGACGGACGTAGAAGTCCATTCGCTGGTCGGTGTCGTCGCCGATCGACGTCCACCCGACGAACATGTCTGTCGCGCTCTGGATCATGCGCTGCCCGTGGATCACCCGAGAGCCGTGATTGTCGTACGGGCTCTCCCCGAGGAACTGCTCATACACTGAGGGCGCGGCCTGCTTGACCTGCAGGAACATCGGGTCGCCGGTGCGTCGCTCCTCGCTCAAGGTGAGGAACACGCGCATGCCCACGCTGCCGACCCCCACCACCTGCTGTACCGCGTCGACGAGGTCGAAACGCGACCACAACGATGAGATGTGGTCGGGCACAGACTTCTGGTACTGGGTGATGATCGATTCGAGCTCCGCCAAGTGATCCCTGAGGGCGTGCGTTCGGTACGGCGGGTCCTCGGTGATGCGCTGGACGCCGTCGACGACGTCGGTCAGCTTGCGGAACGCGCCACGGCTCGAGCGCTTCTCGGCGCGCTTCTCGATCAGCTTGTCGAGCTTGTGGTCGTCGTCGTCGGTCGCGTAGTCGAGGAGTTGTTCGGTGCTGACGCTGTCGTACCAGATGTCGATCTCGGGCCACGTCGAATAGCGCGCGATCCAGTCCCGGTAGCCGGCGAACCCCGCCGCGACGGCCGCCTTCGCATGCTCCTCGACGCCGTTTGCTCGAGCGAGGATCACCAGACTGGCGAGGAAACGCTTGACGTCCCATTCGAACGGGCCGGGGAGCGTCTCGTCGAAGTCGCGCAGGTCGAATGCCAGGTTCCGCTCGGGCGTCTTCCACAGGCCGAAATTGAGGACGTGCGCGTCGCCGCACAGTTGAACAGTGATGCCGGTGTTCGGCGCCGATGCGAGGTCGGCGGCCATCACGGCCGCGGCGCCGCGATAGTAGGTCCACGGGGTCGCGGCCATTCGGCCGTGGCGGAGCGGTAAGAGCCGCTGATCGCGAATCGTGTTCTGCGCCAATATTGTTGCGAGCGCGTCGTGCCCACGCGTTTCGGGCTTCCAGTCGCCGAGCGACTTTCGTCCGACCACCTTGCGCTGCGCTGCACCATCAATGCTGACGATCTTGTTGGGACGCGAGAAGAATGCCTGCTCGCCCTGCCAGAGGTTCATCCGCACATCTTGCCTCACGAACCTCGCTGATCGAAGTGTTCGGCGACCAAGTCGGCGAGGATCCGAAGGCCGCGGTCGGCGTCGTCGTGGTCGGCGTGGCTGAAGTTCAAGCGCATGGTGCCCAACGTTGGCGGACCCGCGTAGAACTCCTCGCCGGGCATGAATGCCACGCCACGGTCGACGGCCTCGTCGAGTAGTCCGCGCGTGTCGATCGGCTCGCGCAGTCGGAGCCAGAAGAACAGCCCGCCCGGCGGGCTCGTCCAGTCGGCGAGGTCGGCGAAGTGCGTGTGGAGCAGCCCGTCGAACCGGTCGCGTCGGTCGCAATAGAACGCGACGAGAGAGTCCAGACGCTCCTGCCAGCCGGAGTCGGTCATCGCTTCGAGCACGATCTGCTGGGACAAGCGCGAACTGTGGAGGTCGACGGCCTGCTTGAGCATGACCAAACGATCGAACAGATCTGGTGACGCGGTCATGAAGCCGAGCCGTAGGCCCGGGGCGAAGGTCTTGGAGAACGAACCCTGGTAGATCCAGGAGGCGCCGTGCATTCGCGCGACGATCGGTGTGCGGTCGACGTCGGCGTACGCCAGTTCACGGTAGGGGTCGTCTTCGAACAGGACGGTCCCGCCTTCACTGCAGATGCGGGCGATGCGATCGCGCTCGTGAGCCGACGCGCACGCTCCGGTCGGGTTGGCGAAAGTGGGGACGACGTACGCCAACGACGCTTCGGCGAGGCCTGCGTCGTCCAAGCCGGTGAAATCGGCGCCGTACAGGCGAAGGACCTGTAGGGCGGCGAGATACGTCGGGTCGTCGACAGCGGTGATCGACCCCGCGTCGACCATCAGTTTTGCGACGAGGTCGATACCCTGTTGGCTGCCGCTGAGGATGATCACCCGATCGGCAGTCGTGTCGACACCGAGGGTGCGGAGGTGGTCGGCGACTGCGCGTCGCAACGCGGGTTCGCCCTCGCTGGCGCCATACTGAAGCGTCTCCGGGCCGACGGTGCCGGACCAGTCGGGGAGCACTGCGGTCGCGGGCAGCCCGCCTGCGAATGACACCATGCCGGGACGATCGACAACACTCAAGACGGTTCGGATGGGGGACGGACGGAGGTCGTCGATACGATCGGAGAACGTCGGCATGGCAATCCTCTTTCGACAATAGGTCAAACAGGTTGTCGTGATTCTGCGCCGTCCCGGGAGGTACGTCAAGGTGTTTGACCAAAATCGTGAGACGGCGCTTCGCCAGGCGATCGAAGACCTGTACTTCGGCTATCGTGCGTTCACCGCACTCCCGGACGAGATTCTGGCGGCATCCGGGCTGGGCCGTACGCACCACCGAGTCCTCTACTTCGTATGCCGCCGCCCCGGCATGTCCATCGGGGAACTGGTGACCCTTCTCGACGTGACCAAGCAGGCTCTACACCGGCCGATCAAAGACCTCGAGGAGCGCGGCCTCGTGGTCAATGCCGCGGATCCCGACGATCGACGGGTGCGCCGACTCGCCGCGACGGACGCGGGCTCCGACCTCGAGCGACGTCTCACGCACACACAGATGGTGATGCTCGACGAGGTCTTCGCCGACGGAGACGGCGACTGGTACTCCGTGACGCGCAGAATGGCGAAACTGTCGCGCGAGAAGAGGTGACCCGTGGGCTCGCCGGGATAGCCTGGGCGTATGCACTTCACCGAGTACCACACTCGCCTGGCGTCGTATGTCCTTCTCATTGACGGTGAACAGATTCTCCTGTCCCGGTTTCGGGGCACGGCGACTCAGGCTCCGTGTTGGACGATGCCCGGCGGTGGAGTCGAGTTCAACGAGTCGCTGCACGATGCGGCGGTTCGGGAGGTCTACGAGGAGACCGGATACCGCATCGAGCTTGGCGCGATGCTCGAGGCCGACCACTTCACAGTGCCGGGCTCGGCGACGAGAGGGCCGGTCCGACTGCAGCGGTTCGTGTTCGCGGGAGCGATCACCGGCGGTGTCCTCGGCACCACGGAAGTCGACGGAACCACAGAACGCGCTGTGTGGATGTCGATCTCTGAGGTGCGGGCCCTTGAGGCGTCAGATCGTGCGGACGTCGTCGACCTCGCGCTTGCGCACGTCGTCGCGTCGTCTGCCTAGACGTTGAACGCCGACGGCGTCGGATGCGGCGTCCGTCTCACTGCCGCGGACCGAGGGCCTGCGGCAGAAACTCGGTGAGGACTGCGCGCGTCAGTGATCGATCGCCGGTGACGACCTGCTGCAGCATGAGTCCTTCGTGAAGCGCGACGATGAATGTCGGCAGGAGTGCCGCGCGATCGGCTTCGGCGCCTGATCGCTCGAGGACGGGTGCCAGGGCCGATTCCAGGCGAGTGGCCAATGCGTCCTCGAAGGCGGTAAGTCGCTCGGCCAGCGCCGGGTCGCGGGCTGCGGCGAGGGTGAACTCGGTCGACACCATCGCCCACTGGCGCGACTCCTGACTGTTGGCGAAGAGCGACTCGAGCGTCGAGAGGAGCGCGGCGTCCACATCGCCTGCGGTGCTGGTGACAGCACTCTCGATCCGCGCGACCTCGCGTTCCGCGTGCTGTTCGAACAAGGCCAGAAACAGGGCCTCCTTGTTCTTGAAATGGAGGTAGAACGTACCTCGCGACAGTGCCGCGGCCGAACAGATCTGGTCGATCGACGTGGCGTGAAACCCTTTGCTCGCGAACAGTTCCCAGCCTGCGCTCATGATCGACGCGACAGTGCGGGTGCGGGTCGGTACGCCCTTGGCCAAGTCGGCCACCGTCCTTTCCATTGACTTCGACATCGGTCGATGGCAGTCTATCGCTCCATAGATACACATCATGTTCATTTATGGCGGCATCGGGGCCGCCCATGATGGTGTCGATGGGGAGGATCTTCAGATGGTGAGAACACTGACTCGGTGGCTCGTGCCTACCGCGGTCGCAGTGCTGACGCTCGCGATTGCGCCGGTGACCGGAACGCCTCAGGCGTCGGCAGCACCGCACCAGCCGACCACCGGATTCTTCGCGGCCCCGGCCGGCGTCGCCGATCTGAAACCGGGAACTGTCATCCGATCTCGGCGTGTTGCGGTGAAGAGTCTTCAGGCGCTCCCGCTGAATGCGGACTCGTGGCAGCTGCTGTATCGGACGACCGATATGCAGGGCGCCCCCGACGTCACGACCACCACGGTCATCGTCCCGAGGGGTGAGCGGCCATCGAAGCTCCTGTCGTACCAAGCAGCGACCGACGCGGTCGATTCGACGTGTGCACCCTCGCACCAGCTGACCAAGGGTGCGCCCATCGACCTGACGACGCCGAAGGGGCCGGTCACGTTGAACAATCCGGCGGCCGAGATGCTGCTGGCGTCGGCGGGTCTCGCGAAGGGCTGGGCGGTCGCGATTCCCGATCACGGTGGATCCCGCAACACCTTCCTCACGCCACATCAACCCGGGTACGCGGTGCTCGACGGCATCCGGGCCGCGCAGTCGTTCGCGAAGACCGGACTGTCGGCGTCGAGCCCCACCGCGCTGTGGGGATACTCCGGCGGTGCGATCGCCAGCAGTTGGGCGGTCGAGGAGCAGCCGACCTATGCGCCGGAGTTGAACATCGTCGGCGCAGCGTTCGGTGCACCCGAACGCGATCTCGCGGCGTCGTTGAAGTCGGTCAACTTTACCCCGCTCGCCGGACTCATTCCGATCGCCCTCGGCGCTCTCGGCAAGGACTCGTCGGAGTTCAAGACGGCGTTGAACAAGTACCTGACTCCCGCGGGCAAGGCCAAGATCAAGCGCACCCTGAGTCGGTGCGTGGTGGAGAACATCGTCGAGAACCTGTGGTTCGACTACCGGAACTTCCTGACCAAGCCGGTGAACGTGGTGCTGCAGGACCCGGTGATCAAGAAGACCATCGCGGCGCGCGGCGTCACCGGACGCGGAAGCAAGGTGCCCCTCTACATCTACAACGGGATCACCGAGGAAGTCGCGCCGATCACCGGCACGGACAAACTCGTCCGCTCGTACTGCCGGGCGGGCAGCCGGGTGACGTACCGACGGGAACAGCTGCCGCCGAACCCGATTCCGCAGATCAGCTCGACTCACGGAATCGAACTGATCCTCGGCGGGCCGGCGGCACTGTCCTGGCTCGATCGCCGGATGGCCGCTGTGCCTGTTGCGACTGGATGCGACATCAAGACCACCCCGAGCACCTTCGCCACCGCAGGCGCACTACGTGAACTCGGACCGTCGTTCATCGTCAATCCGCTCGCTACGATGCTGGGACTCCCCATCGGGAAGTGACTGACGTTACGGCCCCGCACTCGCCATCGAGTGCGGGGCCGAAACGTATGCGGCTCTACTTGTAATGCGGATTGTTGCCGCCGGGCAGCTCGATGCTGATCGGCATGCGCAGCTCGGCCATGTACAACAGCACGAACTGGCGGAGCATCTCGTCGAACGTCCAGTACGCCTCCTTCGGCATGCCGGCCTGAAGCACGCCCTCCCGCACCAGGATGAACGGGCCCCAGGCCGCATTCAAGAGTGGATCCCACACGGGTTCGCGCGGAATCCGCAGGTCGTTCGCGATCTTGTCTCCGAGCATGAAACGGGTGAGTGATCCGAGCACACCGCGGCTCAGGAGCGTCAGGTCGAGCTGCATGCCGAGATCGCGCAGCATGTCGGCGATCTCGATGCCCTCGGGGGTCGCTTTCAGAACGGGGTCGAGAACCTGCTTCGCCTGCGCTTCGGCGGTCGTCCACGTCGCCGGGATGTACTGGTCCTCGATGCCGAGCATGTGGCCCGCCACCTGCCACGAGTGCAGGAAGCCCTCCGATTCGG
This genomic window from Gordonia sp. PDNC005 contains:
- a CDS encoding lipase family protein, producing MVRTLTRWLVPTAVAVLTLAIAPVTGTPQASAAPHQPTTGFFAAPAGVADLKPGTVIRSRRVAVKSLQALPLNADSWQLLYRTTDMQGAPDVTTTTVIVPRGERPSKLLSYQAATDAVDSTCAPSHQLTKGAPIDLTTPKGPVTLNNPAAEMLLASAGLAKGWAVAIPDHGGSRNTFLTPHQPGYAVLDGIRAAQSFAKTGLSASSPTALWGYSGGAIASSWAVEEQPTYAPELNIVGAAFGAPERDLAASLKSVNFTPLAGLIPIALGALGKDSSEFKTALNKYLTPAGKAKIKRTLSRCVVENIVENLWFDYRNFLTKPVNVVLQDPVIKKTIAARGVTGRGSKVPLYIYNGITEEVAPITGTDKLVRSYCRAGSRVTYRREQLPPNPIPQISSTHGIELILGGPAALSWLDRRMAAVPVATGCDIKTTPSTFATAGALRELGPSFIVNPLATMLGLPIGK